CCGATAGCCCTGACGAAAGCGTTCAGCAATAATCTTCAACATCGCTCGTTCTCCATCCCCACCTACAGATCGATACCGCAGTAGGAAAGATTGAAACTCTTGTTGCACAGGGGAAAGTCGGATATTTGTTCTTCGCGCAGGGCCATGGCCAAACCGCTCCAGTTGCGGAAGGAGGGGTCCACGACCTTGTAGCGGGAAAACCGGCCGACGGCATCGGTCAGAGCCACATGCACGATTTCGCCGCGCCACCCCTCCGTCAACGCTACGGCCAGACTGTCCGGCGCCAGCGGAGCCACCTCGGCCCGCGTCGCGCCGGCGGGCAACCGGCTGAGCCAGTACCGGATCTGTTTGATGGAATCGTAGATCTCCCGCCGACGCACCTGGGCCCGGGCGAAGACATCCCCGCCTTCCTCTATGACCACATGATCGAAATCGTCGACATAGGCGCCGACCGGATGATGGATACGGGAGTCGATGGCCAGCCCGCAGGCGCGGGCCGCCATGCCGACCAGACCAAGGGACTCGGCGTCCTCGGTAGCGACCTTCCCCGTCCCCTCCAGTCGGGCCAGGGCCGAGGGACTGTCGAAGAAGAGTTCGATCGCCCCCCGCGTATCCTGTTCGATTACAGCCAGGCGCTGCAGAAGGTGGGCGACCAGCACCGGCTCGGCGTTGAAACCAACCCCGCCAGGACGAATCATCCCACGCCCGAAACGGCTGCCGCACAGTTCGGCACTCAGGTTGAGATAATCGCCGCGAATGCGGCCGCAGAAGCTGGCCGTCGGCAGAAAGCCCACATCCCCGGCAAGCGCGCCGATGTCGCCGACATGGTTGGCCAGACGCTCCAGCTCCAGCGATA
The sequence above is a segment of the Desulfuromonas sp. KJ2020 genome. Coding sequences within it:
- a CDS encoding NADH-quinone oxidoreductase subunit C; protein product: MMPIVKNGGTVPLDEIPVLDYEAFGPRLKVDMEQEGRVAAYFGHLAAAGEVELFALIAHDWKGELHLLRSRVGYRFPSLTPEIPQLHLFERELAEQFGVVPEGHPWLKPVRFHSSWVPGRDAWGRAAGEHPVPGDMEFYRVEGEEVHEVAVGPVHAGVIEPGHFRFQCHGEKVMHLEISLGFQHRGLEALLRGGPQASTLPQLEAAAGDTTIGHATAYCQVLEALSGCAVPPKGQVLRAVSLELERLANHVGDIGALAGDVGFLPTASFCGRIRGDYLNLSAELCGSRFGRGMIRPGGVGFNAEPVLVAHLLQRLAVIEQDTRGAIELFFDSPSALARLEGTGKVATEDAESLGLVGMAARACGLAIDSRIHHPVGAYVDDFDHVVIEEGGDVFARAQVRRREIYDSIKQIRYWLSRLPAGATRAEVAPLAPDSLAVALTEGWRGEIVHVALTDAVGRFSRYKVVDPSFRNWSGLAMALREEQISDFPLCNKSFNLSYCGIDL